In Carassius carassius chromosome 5, fCarCar2.1, whole genome shotgun sequence, one genomic interval encodes:
- the LOC132140337 gene encoding protein myomaker isoform X1 → MGAFIAKMLLPTISSLVFLPAASVAAKRGFHMEAMVYFFTMFFVAIYHACDGPGLSILCFMKYEILEYFSVYGTAISMWVTLLALGDFDEPKRSSLTMFGVLTSAVRIYQDRLGYGIYSGPIGTAVFMITVKWLQKMKEKKGLYPDKSVYTQQVGPGFCFGALALMLRFYFEEWDYAYVHSFYHVSLAVSFILLLPKKNRYAGTGRNAAKLKCYTLCCCPQMKEKARTIWTTPQKPWMRTCGPGLPLHKSRPRTM, encoded by the exons ATGGGAGCGTTTATCGCCAAGATGTTGCTGCCCACCATCAGCAGTTTGGTGTTCCTGCCTGCAGCCAGTGTTGCTGCCAAGAGGGGTTTCCACATGGAGGCCATGGTCTATTTCTTCACAATGTTCTTTGTGGCG ATTTACCATGCATGTGATGGTCCAGGCTTGTCCATTCTCTGTTTCATGAAGTATGAGATCCTGGAGTACTTCAGCGTGTATGGCACAGCTATCTCCATGTGGGTCACGCTACTAG CACTGGGAGATTTCGATGAACCCAAGAGGTCTTCGCTCACCATGTTTGGGGTGTTGACATCGGCTGTGAGAATCTACCAGGACCGCTTAGGCTACGGCATCTACTCCGGCCCCATTGGAACAGCTGTCTTTATGATAACAGTCAAATGG TtacaaaaaatgaaggaaaaaaaaggtctttatccAGACAAAAGTGTTTACACTCAACAAGTGGGGCCAGGGTTTTGCTTCGGTGCTCTTGCTTTGATGCTTCGCTTCTATTTCGag GAGTGGGACTACGCTTATGTCCACAGTTTCTACCATGTGTCACTGGCTGTGTCCTTCATTCTGCTGCTCCCCAAGAAGAACCGTTATGCCGGGACGGGACGTAACGCAGCCAAACTCAAATGCTACACCCTCTGTTGCTGT CCTCAGATGAAGGAAAAAGCACGGACTATCTGGACTACTCCTCAAAAACCCTGGATGCGGACCTGTGGTCCTGGCCTGCCATTACACAAATCCCGGCCACGCACCATGTAA
- the LOC132140337 gene encoding protein myomaker isoform X2, which yields MGAFIAKMLLPTISSLVFLPAASVAAKRGFHMEAMVYFFTMFFVAIYHACDGPGLSILCFMKYEILEYFSVYGTAISMWVTLLALGDFDEPKRSSLTMFGVLTSAVRIYQDRLGYGIYSGPIGTAVFMITVKWLQKMKEKKGLYPDKSVYTQQVGPGFCFGALALMLRFYFEEWDYAYVHSFYHVSLAVSFILLLPKKNRYAGTGRNAAKLKCYTLCCCV from the exons ATGGGAGCGTTTATCGCCAAGATGTTGCTGCCCACCATCAGCAGTTTGGTGTTCCTGCCTGCAGCCAGTGTTGCTGCCAAGAGGGGTTTCCACATGGAGGCCATGGTCTATTTCTTCACAATGTTCTTTGTGGCG ATTTACCATGCATGTGATGGTCCAGGCTTGTCCATTCTCTGTTTCATGAAGTATGAGATCCTGGAGTACTTCAGCGTGTATGGCACAGCTATCTCCATGTGGGTCACGCTACTAG CACTGGGAGATTTCGATGAACCCAAGAGGTCTTCGCTCACCATGTTTGGGGTGTTGACATCGGCTGTGAGAATCTACCAGGACCGCTTAGGCTACGGCATCTACTCCGGCCCCATTGGAACAGCTGTCTTTATGATAACAGTCAAATGG TtacaaaaaatgaaggaaaaaaaaggtctttatccAGACAAAAGTGTTTACACTCAACAAGTGGGGCCAGGGTTTTGCTTCGGTGCTCTTGCTTTGATGCTTCGCTTCTATTTCGag GAGTGGGACTACGCTTATGTCCACAGTTTCTACCATGTGTCACTGGCTGTGTCCTTCATTCTGCTGCTCCCCAAGAAGAACCGTTATGCCGGGACGGGACGTAACGCAGCCAAACTCAAATGCTACACCCTCTGTTGCTGTGTATGA
- the LOC132140955 gene encoding solute carrier family 2, facilitated glucose transporter member 8-like has translation MDDYEETRPLLVNDEQTEEDRAEQDSYLDKVKNGKLYIATFAAVLGPLSFGFVLGYSSPAIPELGIIQDPRLQLSKDEASWFGSVVTLGAALGGLLGGWIVEKIGRKLSLMFCALPFICGFTIIIAAQNHWMLYVGRVLTGLASGVTSLVVPLYISETAHERVRGTMGSCVQLMVVIGIMGAYIAGLFLDWRWLAIASSIPPTLMLVFMCFMPETPRFLLSQGKRREAEEALRFFRGPDAPAEWECAKIEEAYKNEEQSFSLADLKDPGVFKPLGIGIMMMLLQQLTGINAIMFYAETIFEQAHFKNSDVATVIVAATQVVFTAIAAAIMDKAGRKILLILSGVTMCVSEAVFGVYFKLTVNHNNSSLTSVLTDAQGSLAEQPPTDLAWLAVGSMGLFIAGFALGWGPTPWLVMSEIFPTRVRGLGSALCVLTNWTCAFIVTKTFQNLMDAITSAGTFWMFSALCALNVIFTAIFVPETKGKTLEEIQAHFKGTYQR, from the exons ATGGATGATTATGAGGAGACCAGACCACTGTTGGTCAACGATGAGCAGACAGAAGAGGACAGAGCAGAGCAGGACTCATATCTGGA TAAAGTTAAGAATGGGAAGCTGTACATTGCCACATTCGCAGCAGTTCTGGGACCCCTGAGTTTCGGGTTTGTCCTGGGTTACAGCTCTCCTGCCATACCTGAACTCGGCATAATCCAAGACCCAAGACTGCAGCTCAGCAAAGACGAAGCATCCTGGTTTGGG TCTGTGGTGACCCTTGGTGCAGCTCTTGGGGGTCTCCTTGGAGGATGGATTGTCGAGAAGATTGGACGAAAATTGAGCCTTATGTTTTGTGCGTTACCCTTCATCTGTGGGTTTACCATCATTATCGCTGCTCAGAACCACTGGATGTTATATGTGGGCAGAGTGCTCACTGGTCTGGCCAGTGGAGTCACTTCTCTTGTTGTACCT CTCTACATCTCTGAAACGGCTCATGAGCGTGTTAGAGGAACCATGGGCTCGTGCGTGCAACTTATGGTTGTAATAGGCATTATGGGAGCCTATATAGCAG gtTTGTTCCTGGACTGGCGATGGTTAGCAATTGCATCCTCTATCCCTCCCACACTAATGCTGGTGTTTATGTGCTTCATGCCGGAGACTCCACGATTCCTGCTCTCCCAAGGGAAAAGGAGAGAGGCAGAGGAGGCCCTGCGCTTCTTCAGGGGTCCTGATGCCCCAGCAGAGTGGGAGTGTGCTAAAATAGAAGAGGCCTACAAAAATGAA GAGCAAAGCTTCAGCCTGGCGGATCTAAAGGACCCTGGTGTCTTTAAGCCTTTAGGCATAGGCATTATGATGATGCTTCTCCAGCAATTAACCGGCATTAATGCCATCATGTTTTACGCAGAGACAATCTTCGAGCAGGCCCATTTCAAA AACAGCGATGTGGCCACTGTTATTGTTGCAGCCACACAGGTGGTCTTCACTGCAATTGCTGCTGCTATCATGGACAAGGCTGGGCGAAAAATTCTCCTCATCTTGTCTG GTGTCACCATGTGTGTTAGTGAAGCAGTGTTTGGAGTATATTTCAAGTTGACTGTGAATCATAACAACTCCTCACTGACGAGTGTACTAACAGACGCCCAGGGTTCTCTGGCAGAGCAGCCTCCTACAGACCTGGCCTGGCTGGCTGTGGGAAGCATGGGCCTTTTCATTGCAG GTTTTGCTCTTGGTTGGGGTCCTACTCCTTGGCTGGTGATGTCTGAGATTTTTCCTACCCGAGTGAGAGGACTGGGCAGTGCTCTGTGTGTGCTTACCAACTGGACCTGTGCCTTCATTGTCACCAAGACCTTCCAGAACCTCATG GATGCTATAACCAGCGCAGGGACATTCTGGATGTTCTCTGCACTCTGTGCTCTCAATGTCATCTTCACTGCTATTTTTGTCCCTGAGACCAAAGGCAAAACTCTGGAGGAGATTCAAGCCCATTTTAAGGGGACTTATCAGCGCTAG